The window GAAGGATTTACAACAGCAGTAAGAATAATTCCATTTTTAGTAGCTATGTTAGTGGCTATAGGTATATTTAGAGCTTCAGGAAGTATAGATTGGATGGTAAAAATATTAGATCCAATATTATCAAAAATAGGAATGCCAGGAGAAGTATTACCATTAGCAATAATGAGACCTCTATCAGGTGGAGGAGCAAATGGTATATTAGTTGATTTGATGAAAACACATGGAGCAGATTCATTAATAGGAAGAATGGCAGCTACAATGAGTGGTTCAACAGAGACAACATTCTATGTGTTAGCAGTATATTTTGGAGCAGTAAGCATAAGAAAAACAAGACATGCAGTTACTGCTGGATTACTTGCTGATGTGGCAG is drawn from Fusobacterium varium and contains these coding sequences:
- a CDS encoding spore maturation protein, with the protein product MILGIVLTGIIKKIKVYEVFCEGAKEGFTTAVRIIPFLVAMLVAIGIFRASGSIDWMVKILDPILSKIGMPGEVLPLAIMRPLSGGGANGILVDLMKTHGADSLIGRMAATMSGSTETTFYVLAVYFGAVSIRKTRHAVTAGLLADVAGLLTAVWVSNIVFG